The Halostella limicola genome includes the window TCCTGCTCGGGGCGCTCGCCGCGTGCGCCCAGTTGACCGCGCAGGCCGTCGCCGACTCGTTCGGCATCGACGGCGACGTCGGCGTCGAGGTGGCGGGCGACCTCGACATCCGGGGAACGCTCGGCGTCGACGAGGACGCGCCGGTCGGCTTCGAGGACATCCGGCTGGAACTCGCCGTCGACGACGCGGACGTCGACGAGGAGACCCTCGCCTCGTTCCGGGACGTGGTGGAACGGTACTGCGTCGTGTACCAGACGCTGGCGAACCCGCCCGAGATAGAGACGGCGGTGACCGGGGCCTGACCCGGTCGCGCGTCCGACGCTACCGCGAGAGGTGGGCGGTGACGTCGGTGGAGGAGACCATCCCGACGTAGTCGTCCTCAACGACCGGCAGGTGTTTGATGCCGTAGTTGGTCATCATCGCGGCGACCTCCTCCATGTAGAGGTCCGGCGCGGCGGTCTCGACGTCGGTCGTCATCACGTCCGAGACCGTCAGCTTCGAGGTGTCCCGCCCCTCGGCGACCGCGCGGAGCACGTCCGTGCTGCTGACGATCGACCGCGGCGTGGTGCGGACGACCAGCGCGCTGATCTCTTTGTCCTCCATCAGCTGTGCGGCTTCCATCACGGTCGCGTCCTCCGCGATCGTCTCGAGCGGCGTGGACATCACGTCCTCGACGGTGGTTCTGTCTGTGTCACTCATGACCATACCAACGACTGCGGAGGGTATGGTGTTTTCCCCGCGGCGACGGGTTCGCAGGGACGCATCCCGTGACGCGACGGCCGGCACGACCGATCGAAATACCGAGGCTCGCGCTCTGATTATAAATCGTATGTGACGTGGCATCTCTCAGGTAGATCGTATTGCCGTCCTGCGATTTTTATGTCCGAATCCGCTTGCTAGATTCGATATGAACCCCGATCTCAGCCGCCGTCGGATGCTCGCCTCGGCCGCCGCCCTCGGCACCGCCGCGCTCGCCGGTTGTTCGACCGACGCGATCGGCCGCGACGGCTCGGCCGACGAGACCGCGCCCGAACCG containing:
- a CDS encoding OsmC family protein is translated as MADSLQDAQEPLKEQYEADPDEARITLTATGEEQDDLRACNVDIGRAVYEAELHEGAGGPGRGACSGDLLLGALAACAQLTAQAVADSFGIDGDVGVEVAGDLDIRGTLGVDEDAPVGFEDIRLELAVDDADVDEETLASFRDVVERYCVVYQTLANPPEIETAVTGA
- a CDS encoding CBS domain-containing protein; its protein translation is MSDTDRTTVEDVMSTPLETIAEDATVMEAAQLMEDKEISALVVRTTPRSIVSSTDVLRAVAEGRDTSKLTVSDVMTTDVETAAPDLYMEEVAAMMTNYGIKHLPVVEDDYVGMVSSTDVTAHLSR